One Felis catus isolate Fca126 chromosome D1, F.catus_Fca126_mat1.0, whole genome shotgun sequence DNA segment encodes these proteins:
- the VPS11 gene encoding vacuolar protein sorting-associated protein 11 homolog isoform X4, with amino-acid sequence MGLLPRLHLPQDPLLLSSFAFLLASLSATQAEGASSLEISFLWSCLFPPRIPEEIQLGWNLSLTGFQAYKLRVTHLYQLKQHNILASVGEDEEGINPLVKIWNLEKRDGGNPLCTRIFPAIPGTEPTVVSCLTVHENLNFMAIGFTDGSVTLNKGDITRDRHSKTQILHKGSYPVTGLAFRQAGKTTHLFVVTTENVQSYIVSGKDYPRVELDTHGCGLRCSALSDPSQDLQFIVAGDECVYLYQPDERGPCFAFEGHKLIAHWFRGYLVIVSRDRKVSPKSEFTSRDSQSSDKQILNIYDLCNKFIAYSAVFEDVVDVLAEWGSLYVLTRDGRVHALQEKDTQTKLEMLFKKNLFEMAINLAKSQHLDSDGLAQIFMQYGDHLYSKGNHDGAVQQYIRTIGKLEPSYVIRKFLDAQRIHNLTAYLQTLHRQSLANADHTTLLLNCYTKLKDSSKLEEFIKTKSESEVHFDVETAIKVLRQAGYYSHALYLAENHAHHEWYLKIQLEDIKNYQEALRYIGKLPFEQAESNMKRYGKILMHHIPEQTTQLLKGLCTDYQPSLEGRGDREAPGCRANSEEFIPIFANNPRELKAFLEHMSEVQPDSPQGIYDTLLELRLQNWAHEKDQQVKEKLHAEAISLLKSGRFCDVFDKALVLCQMHDFQDGVLYLYEQGKLFQQIMHYHMQHEQYRQVIAVCERHGEQEPSLWEQALSYFARKEEDCKEYVAAVLKHIESKNLMPPLLVVQTLAHNSTATLSVIRDYLVQKLQKQSQQIAQDELRVRRYREETTRIRQEIQELKASPKIFQKTKCSICNSALELPSVHFLCGHSFHQHCFESYSESDADCPTCLPENRKVMDMIRAQEQKRDLHDQFQHQLKCSNDSFSVIADYFGRGVFNKLTLLTDPPTARLTASLEAGLQRDLLMHSRRGT; translated from the exons ATGGGGCTGCTCCCGCGGCTGCACCTGCCTCAGGACCCGCTGCTTCTAAGTTCCTTTGCCTTCCTCCTGGCATCACTGTCTGCGACTCAGGCCGAGGGAGCCTCGTCTTTGGAGATATCCTTCCTCTGGAGCTGTCTGTTCCCTCCCCGGATCCCTGAAGAGATCCAGCTGGGATGGAATCTGTCG CTTACAGGCTTCCAAGCCTACAAACTACGGGTGACACACCTATATCAGCTGAAGCAGCACAATATTTTGGCATCTGTTGGTGAAGATGAAGAAGGCATCAACCCCCTG GTAAAAATCTGGAACCTGGAAAAGAGAGATGGTGGCAATCCACTCTGCACTCGCATCTTCCCTGCCATCCCAGGAACAGAGCCGACTGTTGTGTCTTGTTTGACTGTCCATGAAAATCTCAACTTTATGGCCATTG GTTTCACAGATGGCAGTGTTACATTGAACAAAGGAGACATCACACGGGACCGGCATAGCAAGACCCAGATTCTGCACAAGGGCAGCTATCCTGTTACTGGACTGGCGTTTCGCCAAGCGGGAAAGACCACTCATTTGTTTGTTGTGACAACTGAGAACGTTCAG TCCTATATAGTTTCTGGAAAGGACTACCCTCGTGTGGAGTTGGACACCCATGGTTGTGGCCTGCGCTGCTCAGCTCTAAGCGACCCTTCTCAGGACCTGCAGTTCATAGTGGCTGGAGACGAATGTGTCTACTTATACCAGCCTGATGAACGTGGGCCCTGCTTTGCCTTCGAGGGCCATAAACTCATTGCTCACTGGTTTAGAGGCTACCTTGTCATTGTCTCCCGTGACCGGAAGGTTTCTCCCAA GTCAGAGTTTACCAGTAGGGACTCCCAGAGCTCCGACAAGCAGATCCTCAACATCTACGACCTGTGCAACAAGTTCATAGCCTATAGTGCCGTCTTTGAGGACGTAGTGGACGTTCTTGCTGAGTGGGGCTCCCTGTACGTGCTGACGCGGGATGGGCGGGTCCACGCGCTGCAGGAGAAGGACACACAGACCAAACTGGAG ATGCTGTTTAAGAAGAACCTATTTGAGATGGCCATTAACCTGGCCAAGAGCCAGCACCTAGATAGTGATGGGTTGGCCCAGATCTTCATGCAGTATGGGGACCATCTCTACAGCAAGGGCAACCACGATGGGGCTGTTCAACAGTATATCCG AACCATTGGAAAGTTGGAGCCATCCTATGTGATCCGCAAGTTTCTGGATGCCCAGCGCATCCACAACCTGACCGCCTACCTACAGACCCTGCACCGGCAGTCCCTGGCCAATGCTGACCACACTACCCTGCTGCTCAACTGCTATACCAAGCTCAAGGACAGTTCGAAGCTAGAGGAGTTCATCAAG ACCAAGAGTGAGAGCGAAGTCCACTTTGATGTGGAGACAGCCATCAAGGTCCTCCGGCAGGCTGGCTACTACTCCCATGCCCTCTACTTGGCTGAGAACCATGCACATCATGAGTGGTACTTAAAGATTCAGCTAGAGGACATTAAA AATTATCAGGAAGCCCTTCGGTACATCGGCAAGCTGCCTTTTGAGCAGGCAGAGAGCAACATGAAACGCTATGGCAAGATCCTCATGCACCACATACCAGAGCAGACGACCCAGTTGCTGAAGGGACTGTGTACCGACTATCAGCCTAGCCTCGAAGGCCGAGGTGAcagggaggctccaggctgcagg GCCAACTCAGAGGAGTTCATCCCCATCTTTGCCAACAACCCTCGAGAGTTGAAAGCTTTCCTAGAACACATGAGTGAAGTACAGCCTGACTCCCCGCAGGGCATCTATGACACACTCCTTGAGCTGCGGCTACAGAACTGGGCCCATGAGAAAGATCAACAG GTCAAAGAGAAGCTTCATGCAGAGGCCATCTCCCTGCTGAAGAGCGGCCGCTTCTGCGACGTCTTTGACAAGGCCCTGGTCCTCTGCCAGATGCATGACTTCCAGGATGGGGTCCTTTACCTCTATGAGCAGGGGAAGCT GTTCCAGCAGATCATGCACTACCACATGCAGCATGAGCAGTACCGGCAGGTGATTGCTGTGTGCGAGCGCCACGGGGAGCAGGAGCCGTCCCTGTGGGAGCAGGCCCTCAGCTACTTTGCCCGCAAGGAGGAGGACTGCAAGGAGTATGTGGCGGCCGTGCTCAAGCACATCGAGAGCAAGAACCTCATGCCACCGCTTCTAG TGGTGCAGACTCTGGCCCACAACTCCACAGCCACCCTGTCTGTCATCCGGGACTACCTGGTCCAAAAACTACAGAAACAGAGCCAGCAGATTGCACAGGACGAGCTCCGGGTGCGACGGTACCGAGAGGAGACCACCCGCATCCGCCAGGAGATCCAGGAGCTCAAGGCGAG TCCGAAGATTTTCCAGAAGACCAAGTGTAGCATCTGTAACAGTGCCTTGGAGCTGCCCTCGGTCCACTTTCTCTGCGGCCACTCCTTCCACCAGCACTGCTTTGAGAGTTACTCGGAAAGTGATGCCGActgccccacctgcctccctgaAAACCGGAAGGTCATGGATATGATCCGGGCCCAGGAACAGAAACGCGATCTCCATGATCAGTTCCAGCACCAG CTCAAGTGCTCCAACGATAGCTTCTCTGTGATTGCTGACTACTTCGGCCGAGGGGTTTTCAACAAATTGACTCTGCTGACCGACCCTCCCACGGCCAGGCTGACTGCAAGCCTGGAGGCTGGGCTGCAGCGGGACTTGCTCATGCACTCCAGGAGGGGCACTTAA
- the VPS11 gene encoding vacuolar protein sorting-associated protein 11 homolog isoform X5 gives MAIGFTDGSVTLNKGDITRDRHSKTQILHKGSYPVTGLAFRQAGKTTHLFVVTTENVQSYIVSGKDYPRVELDTHGCGLRCSALSDPSQDLQFIVAGDECVYLYQPDERGPCFAFEGHKLIAHWFRGYLVIVSRDRKVSPKSEFTSRDSQSSDKQILNIYDLCNKFIAYSAVFEDVVDVLAEWGSLYVLTRDGRVHALQEKDTQTKLEMLFKKNLFEMAINLAKSQHLDSDGLAQIFMQYGDHLYSKGNHDGAVQQYIRTIGKLEPSYVIRKFLDAQRIHNLTAYLQTLHRQSLANADHTTLLLNCYTKLKDSSKLEEFIKTKSESEVHFDVETAIKVLRQAGYYSHALYLAENHAHHEWYLKIQLEDIKNYQEALRYIGKLPFEQAESNMKRYGKILMHHIPEQTTQLLKGLCTDYQPSLEGRGDREAPGCRANSEEFIPIFANNPRELKAFLEHMSEVQPDSPQGIYDTLLELRLQNWAHEKDQQVKEKLHAEAISLLKSGRFCDVFDKALVLCQMHDFQDGVLYLYEQGKLFQQIMHYHMQHEQYRQVIAVCERHGEQEPSLWEQALSYFARKEEDCKEYVAAVLKHIESKNLMPPLLVVQTLAHNSTATLSVIRDYLVQKLQKQSQQIAQDELRVRRYREETTRIRQEIQELKASPKIFQKTKCSICNSALELPSVHFLCGHSFHQHCFESYSESDADCPTCLPENRKVMDMIRAQEQKRDLHDQFQHQLKCSNDSFSVIADYFGRGVFNKLTLLTDPPTARLTASLEAGLQRDLLMHSRRGT, from the exons ATGGCCATTG GTTTCACAGATGGCAGTGTTACATTGAACAAAGGAGACATCACACGGGACCGGCATAGCAAGACCCAGATTCTGCACAAGGGCAGCTATCCTGTTACTGGACTGGCGTTTCGCCAAGCGGGAAAGACCACTCATTTGTTTGTTGTGACAACTGAGAACGTTCAG TCCTATATAGTTTCTGGAAAGGACTACCCTCGTGTGGAGTTGGACACCCATGGTTGTGGCCTGCGCTGCTCAGCTCTAAGCGACCCTTCTCAGGACCTGCAGTTCATAGTGGCTGGAGACGAATGTGTCTACTTATACCAGCCTGATGAACGTGGGCCCTGCTTTGCCTTCGAGGGCCATAAACTCATTGCTCACTGGTTTAGAGGCTACCTTGTCATTGTCTCCCGTGACCGGAAGGTTTCTCCCAA GTCAGAGTTTACCAGTAGGGACTCCCAGAGCTCCGACAAGCAGATCCTCAACATCTACGACCTGTGCAACAAGTTCATAGCCTATAGTGCCGTCTTTGAGGACGTAGTGGACGTTCTTGCTGAGTGGGGCTCCCTGTACGTGCTGACGCGGGATGGGCGGGTCCACGCGCTGCAGGAGAAGGACACACAGACCAAACTGGAG ATGCTGTTTAAGAAGAACCTATTTGAGATGGCCATTAACCTGGCCAAGAGCCAGCACCTAGATAGTGATGGGTTGGCCCAGATCTTCATGCAGTATGGGGACCATCTCTACAGCAAGGGCAACCACGATGGGGCTGTTCAACAGTATATCCG AACCATTGGAAAGTTGGAGCCATCCTATGTGATCCGCAAGTTTCTGGATGCCCAGCGCATCCACAACCTGACCGCCTACCTACAGACCCTGCACCGGCAGTCCCTGGCCAATGCTGACCACACTACCCTGCTGCTCAACTGCTATACCAAGCTCAAGGACAGTTCGAAGCTAGAGGAGTTCATCAAG ACCAAGAGTGAGAGCGAAGTCCACTTTGATGTGGAGACAGCCATCAAGGTCCTCCGGCAGGCTGGCTACTACTCCCATGCCCTCTACTTGGCTGAGAACCATGCACATCATGAGTGGTACTTAAAGATTCAGCTAGAGGACATTAAA AATTATCAGGAAGCCCTTCGGTACATCGGCAAGCTGCCTTTTGAGCAGGCAGAGAGCAACATGAAACGCTATGGCAAGATCCTCATGCACCACATACCAGAGCAGACGACCCAGTTGCTGAAGGGACTGTGTACCGACTATCAGCCTAGCCTCGAAGGCCGAGGTGAcagggaggctccaggctgcagg GCCAACTCAGAGGAGTTCATCCCCATCTTTGCCAACAACCCTCGAGAGTTGAAAGCTTTCCTAGAACACATGAGTGAAGTACAGCCTGACTCCCCGCAGGGCATCTATGACACACTCCTTGAGCTGCGGCTACAGAACTGGGCCCATGAGAAAGATCAACAG GTCAAAGAGAAGCTTCATGCAGAGGCCATCTCCCTGCTGAAGAGCGGCCGCTTCTGCGACGTCTTTGACAAGGCCCTGGTCCTCTGCCAGATGCATGACTTCCAGGATGGGGTCCTTTACCTCTATGAGCAGGGGAAGCT GTTCCAGCAGATCATGCACTACCACATGCAGCATGAGCAGTACCGGCAGGTGATTGCTGTGTGCGAGCGCCACGGGGAGCAGGAGCCGTCCCTGTGGGAGCAGGCCCTCAGCTACTTTGCCCGCAAGGAGGAGGACTGCAAGGAGTATGTGGCGGCCGTGCTCAAGCACATCGAGAGCAAGAACCTCATGCCACCGCTTCTAG TGGTGCAGACTCTGGCCCACAACTCCACAGCCACCCTGTCTGTCATCCGGGACTACCTGGTCCAAAAACTACAGAAACAGAGCCAGCAGATTGCACAGGACGAGCTCCGGGTGCGACGGTACCGAGAGGAGACCACCCGCATCCGCCAGGAGATCCAGGAGCTCAAGGCGAG TCCGAAGATTTTCCAGAAGACCAAGTGTAGCATCTGTAACAGTGCCTTGGAGCTGCCCTCGGTCCACTTTCTCTGCGGCCACTCCTTCCACCAGCACTGCTTTGAGAGTTACTCGGAAAGTGATGCCGActgccccacctgcctccctgaAAACCGGAAGGTCATGGATATGATCCGGGCCCAGGAACAGAAACGCGATCTCCATGATCAGTTCCAGCACCAG CTCAAGTGCTCCAACGATAGCTTCTCTGTGATTGCTGACTACTTCGGCCGAGGGGTTTTCAACAAATTGACTCTGCTGACCGACCCTCCCACGGCCAGGCTGACTGCAAGCCTGGAGGCTGGGCTGCAGCGGGACTTGCTCATGCACTCCAGGAGGGGCACTTAA